A genomic segment from Microbacterium sp. SORGH_AS_0428 encodes:
- a CDS encoding NUDIX hydrolase yields MVWHTSASRVVYENRWIRVREDDVTGPDGEGIYGVVEMQHPAVFIVALDDEDNVCLVSMQRYTTGPSWEVPAGGSDGEDPLLAAQRELAEETGLVAAEWEHLGTMNALNGVAVAPEHVFLARGLAPAPDSALAQDEEGIDEVARVSFAEALAMVADGRISDGETVAALAYAGIRLGRFV; encoded by the coding sequence ATGGTCTGGCATACGTCCGCAAGCCGCGTCGTCTACGAGAACCGCTGGATCCGGGTGAGGGAGGACGACGTGACCGGCCCGGACGGCGAGGGGATCTACGGCGTCGTCGAGATGCAGCATCCCGCCGTGTTCATCGTGGCACTGGACGACGAGGACAACGTCTGTCTCGTGTCGATGCAGCGCTACACCACCGGCCCCTCGTGGGAGGTGCCGGCGGGAGGCAGCGACGGCGAGGATCCGCTCCTCGCCGCTCAGCGGGAGCTCGCCGAGGAGACAGGCCTGGTCGCGGCGGAATGGGAGCATCTCGGCACCATGAACGCGCTGAACGGGGTCGCCGTCGCGCCCGAGCACGTGTTCCTCGCGCGCGGCCTCGCCCCCGCACCCGACAGCGCCCTCGCGCAGGACGAGGAGGGCATCGACGAGGTCGCGCGCGTCTCGTTCGCCGAGGCCCTCGCGATGGTCGCGGACGGCCGCATCAGCGATGGCGAGACCGTCGCAGCGCTCGCATACGCGGGCATCCGGCTCGGCCGTTTCGTCTGA
- a CDS encoding DUF6578 domain-containing protein: protein MVDVLLWEWEWACCGEPFAVGDRVGFGVVEADEGVRELCAPAAAPEFVETHHEREPELQISGVVRAVSALTVAHRTTRVPRRGRASETARFSAPGAEWAIEVRPTPYVLTSERCPGTARLDPLPGVGRTIDEDGDESAAPGPDPADGEIRRHLDGYLVTIDED from the coding sequence ATGGTGGACGTGCTGCTCTGGGAATGGGAATGGGCGTGCTGCGGCGAGCCTTTCGCCGTGGGCGACCGCGTCGGGTTCGGGGTCGTGGAGGCGGACGAAGGGGTGCGCGAGCTCTGTGCGCCGGCGGCCGCCCCCGAGTTCGTCGAGACACACCACGAGCGCGAACCCGAGCTGCAGATCTCCGGCGTCGTGCGCGCCGTGTCCGCGCTCACGGTGGCGCACCGCACGACGCGCGTTCCGCGCCGGGGACGGGCATCGGAGACGGCGCGTTTCTCGGCACCGGGCGCGGAATGGGCGATCGAGGTGCGACCGACCCCGTACGTCCTGACATCCGAACGGTGTCCCGGCACGGCTCGGCTCGACCCGCTGCCCGGCGTCGGCCGCACGATCGACGAGGATGGCGACGAGAGCGCGGCCCCCGGACCGGATCCGGCGGACGGCGAGATCCGCCGCCACCTCGACGGCTATCTCGTCACGATCGACGAGGACTGA
- a CDS encoding ribonuclease J: MANTVYDPPALAQGTLRVTPLGGLGEVGRNMTIFEYDGKILVVDCGVLFPEEHQPGVDLILPDFAPLRDRLDDIVGIVLTHGHEDHIGAVPYLLKLKNDIPLIGSGLTLALVEAKLKEHRVKSYTLTVAEGQREQVGPFDLEFVAVNHSIPDALAVAIRTPAGMALATGDFKMDQLPLDGRLTDLRAFARLGEEGIDLFLVDSTNADVPGFTPLERSIGPVLDQVIGRAPRRVIVASFSSHVHRVQQVIDAAAAHGRRVAFLGRSMVRNMTIAQDLGYLKVPDGVLIDYKKARDLPDDRIVYMSTGSQGEPMAVLSRMANLDHEIEPGPGDTVILASSQIPGNENAIYRVIDGLTKLGANVVHKGNAKVHVSGHAAAGELLYCYNILQPRNVLPVHGEHRHLMANAKLAQDTGIPAERTILAENGTVIDLKDGEARVVGQRDIGFVYVDGSTVGEITDADLKDRRILGEEGFISVIVVVDASTGRIITGPEIHARGFAEDDSVFEDVKPKIAAALAEAAGSGVRDTHALSQVVRRTIGRWVNQRLRRRPMIVPLVIEA, translated from the coding sequence ATGGCCAACACTGTCTACGATCCGCCCGCACTCGCTCAGGGGACGCTGCGCGTCACGCCCCTGGGAGGACTGGGCGAGGTCGGTCGCAACATGACGATCTTCGAGTACGACGGGAAGATCCTCGTCGTCGACTGCGGCGTGCTCTTCCCCGAGGAGCATCAGCCGGGCGTGGACCTGATCCTCCCCGACTTCGCGCCCCTGCGCGACCGGCTCGACGACATCGTGGGAATCGTGCTGACGCACGGCCACGAGGACCACATCGGTGCCGTGCCGTACCTGTTGAAGCTCAAGAACGACATCCCCCTCATCGGTTCGGGGCTGACGCTCGCCCTCGTGGAGGCGAAGCTCAAGGAGCACCGGGTCAAGTCGTACACGTTGACGGTCGCGGAGGGTCAGCGCGAGCAGGTCGGGCCCTTCGATCTCGAGTTCGTCGCGGTGAACCACTCCATCCCCGACGCCCTGGCCGTCGCCATCCGCACGCCCGCAGGCATGGCGCTGGCCACCGGCGACTTCAAGATGGACCAGCTCCCCCTGGACGGCCGTCTCACCGACCTCCGTGCCTTCGCGCGCCTGGGCGAGGAGGGAATCGACCTCTTCCTCGTCGACTCCACCAACGCCGACGTCCCCGGGTTCACCCCGCTGGAGCGCTCCATCGGTCCCGTGCTCGACCAGGTCATCGGTCGTGCACCGCGCCGGGTGATCGTGGCGAGCTTCTCGAGCCACGTACACCGCGTGCAGCAGGTCATCGACGCGGCGGCCGCCCACGGGCGTCGGGTCGCCTTCCTCGGGCGCAGCATGGTGCGCAACATGACGATCGCCCAGGACCTCGGCTACCTCAAGGTGCCGGACGGTGTGCTCATCGACTACAAGAAGGCGCGCGACCTGCCCGACGATCGCATCGTCTACATGTCGACCGGTTCTCAGGGCGAGCCCATGGCGGTGCTCTCGCGGATGGCCAATCTCGACCACGAGATCGAGCCCGGCCCCGGCGACACCGTGATCCTCGCCTCCAGCCAGATCCCCGGCAACGAGAACGCGATCTACCGCGTGATCGACGGGCTGACCAAGCTCGGCGCCAACGTCGTCCACAAGGGCAACGCGAAGGTGCACGTCTCGGGCCACGCAGCCGCGGGCGAGCTGCTGTACTGCTACAACATCCTGCAGCCGCGCAACGTGCTGCCCGTGCACGGCGAGCACCGCCATCTGATGGCCAACGCCAAGCTCGCACAGGACACCGGCATCCCCGCCGAACGGACGATCCTCGCCGAGAACGGCACGGTCATCGACCTCAAGGACGGCGAGGCTCGCGTCGTCGGTCAGCGCGACATCGGCTTCGTCTACGTCGACGGCTCCACCGTGGGCGAGATCACGGATGCAGACCTCAAGGACCGCCGCATCCTCGGGGAAGAGGGCTTCATCTCCGTGATCGTCGTGGTGGACGCCTCCACGGGGCGCATCATCACCGGACCGGAGATCCACGCGCGCGGTTTCGCCGAGGACGACTCGGTGTTCGAGGACGTCAAGCCCAAGATCGCCGCGGCGCTCGCGGAGGCGGCGGGCTCGGGCGTGCGCGACACGCACGCCCTCTCGCAGGTCGTCCGCCGCACGATCGGCCGCTGGGTGAACCAGCGTCTGCGTCGGCGCCCGATGATCGTGCCGCTGGTGATCGAGGCCTGA
- the dapA gene encoding 4-hydroxy-tetrahydrodipicolinate synthase, whose protein sequence is MTHTGNPFGQVLVALVTPMTADGEVDWPAVEKHMDDVITAGADGIVVTGTTGETSTLTDPEKLRLVEVGKSVASGRAKIITGGGSNETAHAIELYRASEKAGADGIMIVTPYYNKPTQAGILTHFRLVADATDLPVILYDIPGRTGVPIKYETILRLAKHPNILAIKDAKGDFSEVSRVLNQTDLMYFSGDDANVLPHLAIGASGLIGVTANIAAAPYRAIVDAVNRGDLATATSEHKRLEPLVRAVMTHVPGTVSAKYILHGLGRISSPRVRLPLVGPEEWEAAIIEDELALVRDVPGADFSNFRPDRNAAAGGALPKVHGTTR, encoded by the coding sequence ATGACGCACACGGGCAACCCCTTCGGACAGGTGCTCGTCGCGCTGGTCACTCCCATGACCGCCGACGGCGAGGTGGACTGGCCCGCCGTCGAGAAGCACATGGACGACGTCATCACCGCGGGAGCCGACGGCATCGTGGTCACCGGTACGACGGGGGAGACCTCGACGCTGACCGACCCGGAGAAGCTCCGTCTCGTCGAGGTCGGAAAGAGCGTCGCGTCCGGCCGAGCGAAGATCATCACCGGCGGCGGTTCGAACGAGACCGCTCACGCGATCGAGCTGTACCGGGCGAGCGAGAAGGCCGGCGCGGACGGCATCATGATCGTCACGCCGTACTACAACAAGCCGACCCAGGCCGGCATCCTCACGCACTTCCGCCTCGTGGCGGACGCGACGGATCTGCCCGTCATCCTCTACGACATCCCGGGCCGTACCGGCGTGCCGATCAAGTACGAGACGATCCTGCGCCTCGCCAAGCATCCGAACATCCTGGCGATCAAGGATGCGAAGGGCGACTTCAGCGAGGTGAGCCGCGTGCTCAACCAGACCGACCTGATGTACTTCTCGGGCGACGATGCGAACGTGCTGCCGCACCTCGCGATCGGAGCGTCGGGTCTCATCGGCGTCACCGCGAACATCGCGGCGGCCCCCTACCGTGCGATCGTGGATGCGGTGAACCGCGGCGACCTCGCCACGGCGACGTCCGAGCACAAGCGACTCGAGCCGCTGGTTCGGGCCGTCATGACGCACGTGCCGGGCACCGTGAGCGCGAAGTACATCCTCCACGGCCTCGGCCGCATCTCGAGCCCCCGCGTCCGCCTGCCTCTCGTGGGGCCGGAGGAGTGGGAGGCCGCCATCATCGAGGACGAGCTCGCCCTGGTGCGCGACGTCCCCGGTGCCGATTTCTCCAACTTCCGTCCCGACCGCAACGCCGCTGCCGGCGGCGCGCTGCCGAAGGTGCACGGAACCACACGCTGA
- a CDS encoding SDR family NAD(P)-dependent oxidoreductase: MAKTALITGASSGLGAEYARQLAARGADVVLVGRDAEALEAVAREVRAASGVAAEVLVADLLDAEERRAVIDRLTDQDRPVEILVNNAGFGLPLDFERNDIEDEVRHLAVHVEVPMRLMHAALGPMLARGSGRILNIASIAAFIPRSTYGASKLWLVSFSRWADASYAARGVTVTAVCPGYTHTNFHERLGLARGQEGIAGWMWLNPADVVTPSLRDAARGKAVSVPTVRYRALAALASVAPDRLAAKLGRRGR; the protein is encoded by the coding sequence ATGGCGAAGACGGCTCTCATCACCGGTGCCAGCTCCGGACTCGGCGCGGAGTACGCCAGGCAGCTCGCCGCGCGCGGCGCCGACGTCGTGCTGGTCGGCCGCGACGCCGAGGCACTGGAGGCGGTCGCCCGCGAGGTGCGCGCCGCATCCGGCGTCGCGGCGGAGGTGCTGGTCGCAGACCTGTTGGACGCGGAGGAGCGGCGCGCGGTCATCGACCGGCTGACGGATCAGGACCGGCCCGTGGAGATCCTCGTCAACAACGCCGGATTCGGTCTTCCCCTCGATTTCGAGCGCAACGACATCGAGGACGAGGTGCGGCACCTCGCCGTGCACGTCGAGGTGCCGATGCGGCTCATGCACGCGGCGCTCGGCCCGATGCTCGCGCGCGGCAGCGGCCGCATCCTGAACATCGCCTCCATCGCCGCGTTCATCCCGCGCTCCACGTACGGCGCCTCAAAACTGTGGCTCGTGTCGTTCAGCCGCTGGGCCGATGCGTCCTATGCGGCGCGCGGCGTGACGGTCACCGCCGTGTGCCCGGGCTACACGCACACGAACTTCCACGAGCGGCTCGGTCTCGCCCGCGGACAGGAGGGGATCGCAGGCTGGATGTGGTTGAACCCCGCCGACGTGGTGACGCCTTCGCTGCGCGATGCGGCACGCGGCAAGGCCGTGTCGGTGCCGACTGTTCGCTACCGCGCGCTCGCCGCGCTGGCGAGCGTGGCCCCTGATCGACTCGCCGCGAAACTCGGTCGGCGGGGCCGCTGA
- a CDS encoding GNAT family N-acetyltransferase, producing MPASFRIRPAEQADGVLLADMVVEAANWRPGAARPRHEILAAPEHARYISGWKRPGDTGLVAVSPEGEGIGAAWYRMLPRTEPGFGYIGTGVPELVIGVRPLWRAHGVGRALLQQLVAAARAEGYARLSLSVERDNFAATLYRSEGFAVTSPAQGRDTMVRRLR from the coding sequence ATGCCCGCGAGCTTCCGGATCCGCCCCGCCGAACAGGCGGACGGCGTGTTGCTCGCGGACATGGTGGTCGAGGCCGCGAACTGGCGGCCCGGTGCGGCACGTCCGCGGCATGAGATCCTCGCGGCCCCGGAGCACGCCCGATACATCTCGGGGTGGAAGCGGCCGGGCGACACGGGTCTCGTCGCGGTGAGCCCGGAGGGTGAAGGGATCGGCGCCGCCTGGTACCGGATGCTGCCGCGAACCGAGCCGGGGTTCGGGTACATCGGCACGGGAGTGCCGGAGCTCGTGATCGGGGTGCGCCCCCTGTGGCGCGCCCACGGGGTGGGGCGCGCTCTGCTGCAGCAGCTGGTGGCGGCGGCACGGGCCGAGGGCTACGCGCGCCTCAGTCTCAGCGTGGAGCGCGACAACTTCGCCGCGACCCTCTACCGTTCCGAGGGCTTCGCCGTGACCTCTCCCGCCCAGGGGCGCGACACCATGGTGCGTCGCTTGCGCTGA
- a CDS encoding DUF559 domain-containing protein gives MDSASIADRLRALGGVARAGQIGASRSMLARAADRGAIERVRKGVYALGAHPDVRDAAAHGGELACAAALRVLGVWVLEDRPALHVWLGPDGRAHPHPSCACIVHRDAGASAFGIVPIVQALVHLAACCGGESFFAAFESAWRLGLLDRADRDEVRRRLPARFRWLVDLARPDADSGLESLLRLRLRLLGVSLECQVLVRGVGVVDFLVDGRLIIEVDGRLNHDGASLRHKDLVRDAEAAAQGYETLRFDYALVVHDWQRVQRAISATLSRMRIASLR, from the coding sequence ATGGACTCCGCATCGATCGCCGACAGGCTGCGCGCACTCGGCGGAGTCGCGCGCGCCGGCCAGATCGGTGCGTCGCGCAGCATGCTGGCTCGCGCCGCCGATCGTGGTGCGATCGAGCGGGTGCGCAAAGGCGTGTACGCGCTGGGTGCGCACCCCGATGTCCGAGACGCTGCAGCCCACGGCGGGGAGCTCGCGTGTGCCGCGGCGCTCCGCGTCCTCGGTGTGTGGGTGCTGGAGGACCGGCCGGCACTGCACGTCTGGCTCGGCCCCGACGGTCGCGCGCACCCGCATCCGTCCTGCGCCTGCATCGTGCACCGGGATGCGGGCGCGTCTGCGTTCGGCATCGTGCCGATCGTGCAGGCGCTCGTCCATCTGGCGGCCTGTTGCGGCGGAGAGAGCTTCTTCGCCGCGTTCGAGTCGGCGTGGCGCCTCGGGCTGCTCGACCGGGCGGACAGGGACGAGGTGCGAAGGCGTCTCCCTGCCCGCTTCCGCTGGCTCGTCGACCTCGCTCGTCCGGATGCCGACAGCGGGCTGGAATCGCTCCTCCGGTTGCGACTGCGTCTGCTCGGCGTCTCGCTGGAGTGCCAGGTCCTCGTCCGAGGGGTCGGCGTCGTGGACTTCCTGGTCGACGGCAGGCTCATCATCGAGGTCGACGGCCGCCTCAACCACGACGGCGCGAGCCTGCGCCACAAGGACCTGGTGCGTGATGCCGAGGCGGCTGCCCAGGGGTACGAGACGCTGCGCTTCGACTATGCGCTCGTCGTGCACGACTGGCAGCGCGTGCAGCGCGCGATCTCGGCGACGTTGTCACGGATGCGGATCGCCTCCCTTCGGTGA